In Saccharicrinis fermentans DSM 9555 = JCM 21142, a genomic segment contains:
- a CDS encoding THUMP domain-containing class I SAM-dependent RNA methyltransferase has product MKLIAKTFHGLEGVLAEELEGIGAKEVKAVNRAVEFEGDKEILYKANLQLRTAIRILLPIHHFTAKNDQELYDEVKKFDWSTIMSVHETLAIDPVVFSEIFTHSQYVALKMKDAIVDQFREKEGKRPSVDVENPSIRLVIHLAKEKATISLDSSGDSLHKRGYRTGHHKAPLNEVLAAGMVMLSGWDKKMPLIDPMCGSGTILMEAVMLAKNYPPGLHKKSFGFMGWKDYDKKLWNKVVDEAKEKITHPRLRIFGSDANIKAIDVARESALQFRFNRDISFSVTSFERLEPVYPKGMIIMNPPYGERLMKDKDIVDFYRMIGNQLKQTFIGYDAWVITSDKEALKNVGLKPLQKLKLFNGGLECGFHKFNIYDGTMKKIIKFR; this is encoded by the coding sequence TTGAAACTGATTGCAAAAACATTTCATGGGCTGGAAGGAGTTCTGGCAGAAGAGCTGGAAGGTATAGGAGCCAAGGAAGTAAAAGCGGTAAACAGAGCCGTTGAGTTTGAAGGAGACAAGGAAATTTTATACAAAGCCAACTTGCAATTAAGAACGGCAATCAGAATTTTACTTCCCATTCATCATTTCACAGCCAAAAACGATCAGGAACTATACGACGAAGTCAAAAAATTTGATTGGTCAACGATCATGAGCGTTCATGAGACGCTGGCCATAGATCCGGTGGTTTTCTCCGAAATATTCACACACTCGCAATATGTGGCCCTAAAGATGAAGGATGCTATTGTGGATCAGTTTCGGGAGAAAGAAGGTAAGAGGCCTTCGGTAGATGTAGAAAACCCCAGCATTCGCCTGGTAATCCATCTGGCCAAAGAAAAAGCAACCATATCATTGGATAGCTCGGGAGATTCCTTGCACAAAAGAGGTTATCGCACAGGCCACCACAAAGCACCGCTCAATGAAGTACTGGCCGCAGGCATGGTTATGTTATCGGGATGGGACAAAAAAATGCCCCTGATTGATCCCATGTGTGGTTCTGGTACCATTCTGATGGAAGCTGTTATGTTAGCTAAAAATTACCCTCCAGGTCTACACAAAAAATCCTTTGGCTTTATGGGATGGAAAGATTACGATAAGAAGTTATGGAATAAGGTGGTTGATGAAGCCAAAGAAAAAATAACACATCCCCGTTTAAGAATATTCGGAAGTGATGCCAACATTAAAGCCATTGACGTGGCTCGTGAGTCTGCATTGCAATTCAGATTCAACCGCGACATTAGCTTTTCAGTCACCTCTTTTGAGCGTCTGGAACCCGTATATCCCAAAGGTATGATTATCATGAATCCTCCCTACGGAGAACGTTTGATGAAAGACAAAGACATTGTTGACTTTTATCGGATGATAGGAAATCAACTTAAACAAACATTTATCGGATATGATGCCTGGGTAATCACATCGGATAAGGAGGCCTTGAAAAACGTGGGTCTGAAACCGCTACAAAAACTAAAGCTTTTTAATGGTGGTCTGGAATGTGGTTTCCACAAATTCAACATCTATGATGGAACCATGAAAAAAATCATTAAGTTCAGATAG
- the serB gene encoding phosphoserine phosphatase SerB has product MASNREIILVNISGDDKPGLTSSLTEILSHYNVQILDIGQAVIHDDLGLGILFEVPQAYESAPILKDLLFKSYEIGVKIKFTPISDERYAEWVSHQGKERYIITLLARKITAEHLAKVTRVISSQQLNIDTITRLSGRIDLNREPTHNKAVVEFSVRGTPIDAEIMKSDFMELSGKIGVDIAFQEDNIFRRNRRLVCFDMDSTLIQAEVIDELAERMGVGAKVKKITEAAMRGEIDFNQSFIQRVSLLKGLNENVMKEVAENLPITEGAERLMKTLNKYGYRTAILSGGFNYFGNYLKAKLGVDYVFSNELEIKKGKLTGKHVGDIVDGKRKAELLKLLAFKEDIHLDQVIAVGDGSNDLPMLQLAGLGIAFHAKPKVKAEADNSISTIGLDAILYMLGFRDREINK; this is encoded by the coding sequence ATGGCTAGCAATAGAGAAATTATCCTTGTAAATATTTCCGGTGATGACAAGCCTGGACTAACATCTTCCCTAACAGAAATATTATCGCACTACAATGTTCAAATATTGGATATTGGTCAGGCTGTAATTCATGATGATTTGGGTTTGGGAATTCTATTTGAAGTACCTCAGGCATATGAGTCCGCACCCATTTTAAAAGATTTGTTGTTTAAATCGTACGAAATAGGTGTTAAAATTAAATTTACTCCCATATCTGATGAGCGGTATGCTGAGTGGGTGTCGCATCAAGGTAAAGAGCGGTATATCATAACTTTATTGGCTCGTAAAATTACGGCAGAACATTTGGCTAAAGTGACGCGGGTGATTTCTTCGCAGCAATTGAATATTGATACCATCACTCGTTTGTCGGGTAGGATTGATTTGAATCGAGAGCCTACGCATAATAAGGCAGTGGTTGAATTCTCGGTAAGAGGAACACCCATAGACGCGGAGATTATGAAAAGTGACTTTATGGAGCTTTCTGGTAAGATAGGCGTTGATATTGCTTTTCAAGAAGATAATATATTTCGTAGAAACCGCCGTCTGGTATGTTTTGATATGGACTCTACGCTTATTCAGGCCGAGGTGATAGATGAGCTGGCCGAAAGAATGGGGGTGGGTGCAAAAGTTAAAAAGATTACCGAAGCGGCCATGCGTGGTGAAATAGATTTTAATCAGAGCTTTATTCAGCGTGTGTCCTTGCTGAAGGGGCTGAATGAAAATGTAATGAAAGAGGTGGCTGAGAACCTACCTATTACGGAAGGGGCAGAGCGTTTGATGAAGACCTTGAATAAATATGGTTACAGAACAGCTATTTTGTCTGGTGGTTTCAATTATTTTGGTAATTATTTGAAGGCCAAATTAGGTGTTGATTATGTATTTTCCAATGAGTTAGAGATTAAAAAAGGGAAGTTGACGGGTAAGCATGTAGGAGATATTGTGGATGGTAAGCGTAAGGCAGAGTTGCTGAAGTTATTGGCTTTTAAGGAGGATATTCATCTGGATCAGGTAATTGCTGTGGGTGATGGTTCCAATGATTTACCGATGTTGCAGTTGGCAGGCTTGGGGATTGCTTTTCATGCCAAACCTAAAGTTAAAGCAGAAGCTGATAACTCCATTTCTACCATTGGCCTGGATGCTATATTGTATATGCTCGGCTTTCGTGATAGAGAGATCAATAAATAA
- a CDS encoding carboxypeptidase-like regulatory domain-containing protein, whose product MKRATIHSTPHMKNSFIKIRPALLLSIFILVIGIIPTSICATSYLEGEDILPDTLNTMQYKGRITDSDTHQPLVFATILIEGTNIATVSNSEGYFSLKVPKELPASTKITVSYLGYQNQSLQLSALKPNKNKIELDLLSISISEINVAPKDAHQIMREVIHNKKENYMQEPIRMTTFYRETIKRRRSYVSLAEAVIDVHKQAYSNYRQDGLRLYKARKDADYSKMDTITFKLQGGPYSTLLLDIMKEPYSIITTEDLDYYDFKLDNITQVDNQIIYIIDFKQKEYINEPLFYGKLYVDAASMAITSANYSVNIEDKSKASAMFIKRKPSGATVYPTEASYLVKYRKQDGKYMYGYSRGQITFKINWKKKLFNTYYTSTIEMAMTDWEKSAERPFKVNERIKHNIVLQDHVDGFSDPLFWGDYNVIEPEASIESVIKKIQKRLNKRKE is encoded by the coding sequence ATGAAACGAGCTACGATTCATTCTACCCCACACATGAAAAATTCTTTTATAAAAATTCGTCCAGCGTTGCTGCTCTCCATTTTTATCCTGGTCATAGGCATCATCCCTACCTCCATTTGCGCAACATCCTATCTTGAAGGAGAAGACATCTTACCTGACACCTTAAACACCATGCAGTATAAAGGTAGGATTACAGACAGCGACACACACCAACCATTGGTATTTGCCACGATCCTTATTGAGGGCACCAACATTGCCACAGTATCTAACTCCGAAGGGTATTTCTCTCTCAAGGTTCCCAAAGAATTACCTGCGAGCACAAAAATTACGGTATCCTATCTGGGCTATCAAAACCAAAGTCTTCAACTTTCAGCCTTGAAACCCAATAAGAATAAAATAGAACTCGATCTCTTATCCATCTCCATCTCTGAGATTAATGTGGCACCCAAAGATGCCCATCAGATTATGCGGGAAGTCATACATAATAAAAAAGAAAACTACATGCAGGAGCCTATACGCATGACTACCTTCTATCGTGAAACCATAAAACGTCGTCGCTCCTACGTATCATTGGCCGAAGCGGTAATAGATGTACACAAGCAAGCCTATTCCAACTATCGACAGGATGGGCTAAGGCTATACAAGGCCCGTAAAGATGCTGATTATTCAAAAATGGACACCATTACTTTCAAATTACAGGGTGGCCCCTATTCAACCTTATTGCTGGATATCATGAAGGAACCCTACAGCATCATCACCACCGAAGACCTGGATTATTACGACTTCAAACTGGATAACATCACCCAGGTAGACAATCAGATTATATATATCATCGACTTTAAACAAAAGGAATATATAAATGAGCCTCTTTTTTATGGAAAATTATACGTGGATGCAGCATCAATGGCCATCACCAGCGCTAATTACAGCGTAAATATAGAAGATAAAAGTAAGGCATCGGCCATGTTTATAAAACGCAAACCTTCCGGAGCTACCGTATACCCCACCGAAGCAAGCTATCTGGTAAAATACCGCAAGCAAGACGGAAAGTATATGTATGGCTATTCCAGAGGACAAATCACCTTTAAGATCAACTGGAAGAAAAAACTATTCAACACCTATTATACCTCAACCATAGAAATGGCCATGACCGATTGGGAAAAATCAGCCGAAAGACCGTTTAAAGTCAACGAACGGATCAAGCACAACATCGTTTTACAAGATCATGTAGATGGATTCTCTGACCCTCTGTTTTGGGGCGATTATAATGTGATTGAACCCGAAGCATCCATCGAATCTGTCATCAAAAAAATTCAAAAAAGATTGAACAAACGAAAAGAATAA
- a CDS encoding DUF3820 family protein — MVDKNILLELVRMRMPYGKYKGTILCDLPEFYLAWYQQKGFPEGKLGMMLSTLYEIKLNGLEYLLREIRKM, encoded by the coding sequence ATGGTTGATAAGAATATACTGTTGGAATTAGTGAGGATGCGCATGCCATATGGAAAGTACAAAGGAACCATTCTTTGTGATCTACCTGAATTTTATTTGGCTTGGTATCAACAAAAAGGTTTCCCGGAGGGTAAACTGGGGATGATGTTATCTACCCTGTATGAAATTAAATTGAATGGGCTGGAGTATCTGCTACGTGAGATCAGAAAAATGTAA